Proteins found in one Hyla sarda isolate aHylSar1 chromosome 7, aHylSar1.hap1, whole genome shotgun sequence genomic segment:
- the LOC130281566 gene encoding uncharacterized protein LOC130281566: MSIYAFDNLLSILRPSLTLQETYMRKPIPPVLRLLITLRFLATGEAFSSLQYQFFVGKSTIAYIVKETCTVIWEKLGPLVMPAPTVETWLQVAAGFEQVANFPNCLGAVDGKHIRVQKPPHSGSLYLNYKKYFSIILMAVADINYKFRLKGVVGLKDCPSTSLEPDFFAPLQDLFLELRIQLLL, from the exons atGTCCATTTATGCTTTTGACAATTTGCTCAGCATCTTGAGGCCATCGTTGACTCTTCAGGAGACCTACATGAGGAAGCCAATTCCACCTGTGTTAAGGCTGCTGATAACATTAAG ATTCCTGGCAACTGGAGAAGCTTTTTCGTCTCTGCAGTACCAGTTTTTTGTGGGCAAAAGTACAATAGCCTATATAGTAAAGGAGACATGTACTGTGATTTGGGAGAAGTTGGGCCCATTAGtgatgcctgcacctactgtTGAAACATGGCTCCAAGTAGCTGCTGGTTTTGAACAAGTAGCAAATTTTCCCAACTGTCTAGGTGCAGTGGATGGTAAACATATCCGCGTCCAGAAGCCACCACATTCTGGGTCTTTAtatttaaattataaaaaatatttttcgatTATTCTGATGGCTGTGGCCGACATAAACTATAAATTTAGACTCAAGGGTGTTGTAGGCCTCAAAGATTGTCCGTCAACTTCTCTTGAACCAGATTTCTTTGCCCCCCTCCAAGACCTCTTCCTGGAACTTCGGATCCAGCTCCTTTTGTAA